Proteins encoded within one genomic window of Streptomyces sp. NBC_00523:
- a CDS encoding helix-turn-helix domain-containing protein yields the protein MLAAIGLDERQESAYRALVALGAAEVSDLSHRLALPERDTERALRRLEQHGLAAQSSARTGRWVAAPPGVALGALLTQQRHQLEQAELAAVLLAEEYRADAAEPAVHDLVEVVTGASAVAHRFHQLQLGATSEVCALVTGKPIAVSGLDNESEEEAATRGVSFRVVVEREVLGLESGITELSAALSRDEQCRVVPRVPTKLVIADRALAMVPLTGRGAEPAALVVHASGLLESLTGLFEAVWREAMPLRLGESGAVVEEPGGPDPTDLEILSLLLAGLTDASVAKQLDLGLRTVQRRVKGLMELTGVSTRLQLGWHAYERGWVAR from the coding sequence ATGCTGGCAGCCATAGGTCTTGACGAGAGGCAGGAGTCGGCCTACCGCGCCCTCGTGGCGCTGGGGGCCGCCGAGGTGTCCGACCTCTCGCACCGGCTGGCGCTCCCCGAGCGGGACACGGAGCGCGCGCTGCGCAGGCTGGAGCAGCACGGCCTGGCCGCCCAGTCCTCCGCCCGCACGGGCCGCTGGGTCGCGGCCCCGCCCGGCGTCGCCCTGGGGGCCCTGCTCACCCAGCAGCGCCACCAGCTGGAACAGGCCGAACTGGCGGCGGTCCTGCTCGCCGAGGAGTACCGCGCCGACGCCGCCGAACCGGCCGTCCACGACCTGGTCGAGGTGGTCACCGGGGCGAGCGCGGTGGCCCACCGCTTCCACCAGCTCCAGCTGGGCGCGACGAGCGAGGTGTGCGCGCTGGTCACCGGGAAGCCGATCGCGGTCAGCGGCCTGGACAACGAGTCGGAGGAGGAGGCGGCCACGCGCGGCGTCTCGTTCCGGGTGGTCGTGGAGCGCGAGGTGCTGGGCCTGGAGTCCGGGATCACGGAGCTGTCGGCGGCGCTCAGCCGCGACGAGCAGTGCCGGGTGGTCCCCCGGGTCCCGACGAAGCTGGTGATCGCCGACCGGGCGCTGGCCATGGTGCCGCTGACCGGGCGCGGGGCCGAGCCCGCCGCGCTGGTGGTGCACGCGTCGGGGCTGCTGGAATCGCTGACCGGGCTCTTCGAGGCGGTGTGGCGGGAGGCCATGCCGCTGCGGCTCGGCGAGAGCGGCGCGGTCGTGGAGGAGCCGGGCGGCCCGGACCCGACGGATCTGGAGATCCTGTCGCTGCTGCTGGCCGGCCTGACCGACGCGAGCGTCGCCAAACAGCTGGACCTGGGCCTGCGGACCGTGCAGCGCCGGGTCAAGGGCCTGATGGAGCTGACCGGCGTCTCCACCCGGCTCCAGCTCGGCTGGCACGCGTACGAACGGGGCTGGGTGGCCCGGTAG
- a CDS encoding protein phosphatase 2C domain-containing protein produces MSQQGEKPAAHEDDWWRRLYDESAPDAGAAQAADSLDDRFDSASDTVASGKSAVPRTPGEIPEPREEPWPVGPSAVTRPADPGPDTSPGVVARPPGETPPEPPARAPWDVQAPPRAPWEPVTGPALPRTFPGPPAPEPPPPDPEPGPPAFGDPRVPAGREVPPLPRRPVTERAEADEPAPEEAPPEPAVVPEPPRVVHVGARPPTYDAEPTALPATDPYALDRVVPDTVLDGATYGTYTLRAASVRGDSARFRGEPRRDALLTARFGNGESALVLVAVAGASRGAEGAHTAAADACRWIGEAVGRSHARLSDDIRAGRRADLKSGLHRLTDRAFGKLRARAAELGVEPDAYTASLRCLLLSADPDCRTRVFFGIGAGGLFRLRDGSWHDLEPALPPPAALTGEPVVGFGSSAPESGPDGDRLTMDLDIVTGPAPYVEDPLPPPAEPFRFRASVARPGDTLLLCGAGLAEPLRGEPELAAELSTRWSHVEAPGLGAFLADTQIRVKGYADDRTAVGVWEA; encoded by the coding sequence ATGAGTCAGCAGGGGGAGAAGCCCGCGGCCCACGAGGACGACTGGTGGCGCAGGCTGTACGACGAATCCGCCCCGGACGCGGGGGCGGCCCAGGCCGCCGACAGTCTCGACGACCGGTTCGACTCGGCGTCGGACACGGTGGCGTCCGGGAAGAGCGCGGTCCCCAGGACGCCCGGGGAGATACCCGAGCCCAGGGAGGAGCCGTGGCCGGTGGGGCCGTCGGCGGTCACCCGGCCGGCGGACCCGGGGCCGGACACCTCGCCGGGCGTGGTCGCGCGGCCGCCGGGGGAGACGCCGCCGGAGCCGCCCGCCCGCGCGCCGTGGGACGTGCAGGCGCCGCCCCGCGCCCCGTGGGAGCCGGTGACCGGGCCCGCGCTCCCGCGCACCTTTCCGGGACCGCCGGCCCCCGAGCCCCCGCCGCCGGACCCGGAGCCCGGGCCGCCCGCCTTCGGGGACCCCCGTGTTCCCGCCGGGCGCGAGGTGCCTCCGCTGCCCAGGCGGCCCGTCACCGAGCGGGCCGAGGCGGACGAACCCGCCCCGGAGGAGGCGCCGCCGGAGCCGGCCGTCGTGCCTGAGCCGCCCCGGGTCGTCCACGTCGGGGCCCGGCCGCCCACCTATGACGCCGAGCCCACGGCGCTGCCCGCCACCGACCCGTACGCGCTCGACCGTGTCGTCCCGGACACGGTGCTGGACGGTGCCACGTACGGCACGTACACGCTGCGCGCCGCGTCCGTACGCGGTGACTCGGCCCGGTTCCGGGGGGAGCCGCGCCGGGACGCGCTGCTGACGGCGCGCTTTGGGAACGGGGAGAGCGCGCTGGTGCTGGTGGCCGTCGCGGGCGCGTCGCGGGGTGCCGAGGGGGCGCACACGGCGGCGGCGGACGCCTGCCGCTGGATCGGCGAGGCGGTCGGGCGCAGCCACGCCCGGCTCTCCGACGACATAAGGGCGGGCCGCCGCGCCGACCTGAAGTCCGGGCTCCACCGGCTCACCGACCGCGCCTTCGGCAAGCTGCGCGCCCGCGCCGCCGAACTGGGCGTCGAGCCGGACGCGTACACCGCGAGCCTGCGCTGCCTGCTGCTGTCCGCCGACCCCGACTGCCGCACCCGGGTCTTCTTCGGCATCGGTGCCGGAGGCCTCTTCCGGCTCCGCGACGGCAGCTGGCACGACCTGGAACCGGCGCTGCCGCCGCCCGCCGCGCTGACCGGGGAGCCCGTGGTCGGCTTCGGCTCCTCCGCGCCCGAGAGCGGGCCCGACGGCGACCGGCTGACCATGGACCTGGACATCGTCACGGGCCCCGCCCCGTACGTCGAGGACCCGCTCCCGCCCCCTGCGGAACCGTTCCGCTTCCGGGCCTCCGTCGCCCGGCCGGGGGACACCCTGCTGCTGTGCGGGGCGGGCCTCGCCGAACCGCTGCGCGGCGAACCGGAGCTGGCCGCCGAGCTCTCCACGCGCTGGTCGCACGTGGAGGCACCGGGGCTCGGGGCGTTCCTCGCGGACACCCAGATCCGGGTGAAGGGGTACGCCGACGACCGGACGGCGGTCGGCGTCTGGGAGGCGTAA